In Desulfofustis limnaeus, the genomic stretch AATCTATCGGTTCATTATGGCAAAAACGGGATTTTTTTTCACCCCCTCCTGACAAAAAACTATCGCTGACAGCCACACCGCTCACCGTGCCCCGTCACCCAAGTCCCGGTGCACCGGCCTCGGTGAGCCAGGAGCAGATCTCCGCTTTGGTGGGTACTCGACCCACCGATTTCACCTGGCCGTCGACCACCACCGCCGGCGTCCCGAACACGCCATAGAGTGCGA encodes the following:
- a CDS encoding thioredoxin family protein: MEIKVLGPGCAKCRQTEKIVREAVAEAGVQADVEKVSDMMKIALYGVFGTPAVVVDGQVKSVGRVPTKAEICSWLTEAGAPGLG